A window of the Leucothrix mucor DSM 2157 genome harbors these coding sequences:
- the gspF gene encoding type II secretion system inner membrane protein GspF, with the protein MPAFEYKALNAKGHEETGILEADNARQVRQVLREGSLTPLSVELVEKSEKNDGDVLKVRRSGKVKPADIALITRQLATLVSSGSPLEEALGMTSRQNERRNLRHVMSAVRSRVMEGHSLAAALKTFPSVFNSMYTATVAAGEQSGHLGAVLDRLADYTESRQEIQQKMSSALVYPVILTFLSIAIVSGLLVFIVPKIVRVFESMNKDVPPMTQLMINISDFLTAYGLYLLVALVIGYYLLQQLLKLPKWKFRWHQIMLRLPLVRKLVRSANTGRFARTLSILASSGVPILDAMSISSRVVQNLPMRKAVEDAAIKVREGMPINKALEQSGYFPPMTVYLIASGENSGKLDEMLERSAVQQERETDTLIGSMLSLFEPILILVMGGMVLLIVMSILLPILNLNQLG; encoded by the coding sequence ATGCCTGCATTTGAATATAAAGCCCTGAATGCCAAGGGTCATGAAGAAACTGGTATTTTAGAGGCAGATAATGCGCGGCAAGTTCGGCAAGTGCTTCGCGAAGGTAGCCTGACTCCGCTGAGCGTTGAGCTGGTTGAAAAAAGTGAAAAGAATGATGGCGATGTGCTTAAAGTACGGCGTAGTGGAAAAGTAAAGCCTGCGGACATCGCATTAATTACCCGGCAGTTAGCCACCTTAGTGTCATCTGGTTCGCCACTTGAAGAAGCGCTGGGCATGACCTCCCGTCAAAATGAGCGCCGAAATTTACGGCACGTAATGTCGGCAGTTCGTTCGCGTGTGATGGAGGGGCATAGCCTTGCAGCGGCACTTAAGACATTCCCATCAGTATTCAACAGCATGTATACGGCGACGGTAGCTGCAGGTGAGCAGTCCGGCCATCTGGGTGCGGTGCTTGATCGCTTGGCTGATTACACCGAATCCCGACAAGAAATTCAGCAGAAGATGAGCTCTGCTTTAGTCTATCCCGTCATTCTGACGTTCTTATCGATTGCTATCGTGTCTGGCTTATTAGTATTTATCGTCCCGAAAATCGTGCGCGTTTTTGAGAGCATGAACAAGGATGTACCGCCAATGACTCAGCTGATGATCAATATCAGTGACTTTTTGACCGCCTATGGTTTGTATCTATTGGTAGCTCTGGTTATTGGTTATTACTTGCTTCAGCAGCTATTAAAACTTCCAAAATGGAAATTTCGTTGGCATCAAATAATGCTACGCCTACCATTAGTTAGAAAATTAGTGCGTAGCGCAAACACCGGTCGCTTTGCCAGAACCTTGAGTATTCTGGCTTCCAGTGGCGTACCTATCCTCGATGCCATGTCTATTTCCTCCCGAGTCGTTCAGAACTTACCGATGCGTAAAGCGGTAGAAGATGCTGCAATCAAAGTACGGGAAGGAATGCCGATCAATAAGGCGCTTGAGCAGTCAGGGTATTTTCCACCGATGACGGTGTATTTGATTGCCAGTGGTGAAAATAGCGGAAAGTTAGATGAGATGTTGGAGCGTTCGGCGGTTCAGCAAGAGCGGGAAACCGATACCTTGATTGGCTCGATGCTAAGTTTGTTTGAGCCAATTTTGATCTTGGTGATGGGTGGAATGGTGTTGTTGATTGTAATGTCTATACTATTACCCATCCTCAATTTGAACCAGTTAGGCTAA
- a CDS encoding ComEA family DNA-binding protein, producing MKSFLASLCILLSLMGAAQPLMAKDASTSTGAGKVDTKNAVVNLNKADANTLQYYLKGIGAVRSKAIIDHRNKNGAFKSVDDLLQVTGIGKATLSGIKSNLSLSRGEFTAPKVAASASSTKKTTSSASKTSSTDKASEKATASKGLKDSSSSTTATDTKSAKSSKDDSKADTKSAKTDSKATKTSSKETKSSTTSSSSKDKKAAKSKSKSSDKSKSTKSSAKSKKDSTKKKVLAADKKS from the coding sequence ATGAAGTCTTTTTTAGCTAGCCTGTGCATTTTGTTGTCCCTGATGGGGGCTGCGCAACCGTTGATGGCGAAAGATGCCAGTACGAGCACTGGAGCGGGAAAAGTTGATACCAAAAATGCCGTCGTCAATCTTAATAAAGCGGACGCAAATACCCTGCAGTATTATTTAAAAGGCATTGGTGCAGTACGCTCGAAAGCCATTATTGATCACCGTAACAAGAATGGCGCATTTAAAAGTGTCGATGACTTGTTACAGGTAACAGGTATTGGTAAAGCAACACTGAGCGGTATCAAATCTAATTTGTCTTTATCTCGTGGTGAGTTCACTGCGCCTAAAGTGGCTGCATCGGCTAGCAGTACGAAGAAAACTACATCCAGCGCTAGCAAAACAAGCAGCACAGATAAAGCGTCTGAGAAAGCGACTGCTAGTAAAGGCCTGAAGGATTCATCGTCAAGCACGACGGCTACGGACACAAAGTCAGCTAAATCTTCCAAAGATGATAGCAAGGCTGATACTAAGTCAGCGAAAACAGACAGCAAAGCGACTAAGACTAGTAGTAAAGAGACTAAGAGCTCAACAACGTCATCATCAAGCAAGGATAAGAAGGCGGCTAAATCTAAGAGCAAGAGTTCTGATAAGTCAAAATCTACAAAGAGCAGCGCGAAATCTAAAAAAGACAGCACGAAGAAAAAAGTGCTGGCAGCTGATAAAAAGTCATAA
- the galE gene encoding UDP-glucose 4-epimerase GalE, whose product MFMKILVTGGAGYIGSHTCVELVEAGYTPIVFDNLSNSSTVALDRVKTITGKTIDFVEGDIRDPKALKKVMTDHDIEAVIHFAGLKAVGESVAKPLMYYDNNVAGSVTLLETMEACGVKKVIFSSSATVYGDPASVPILEDFPISATNPYGQSKLMVENIMRDLYKSDNSWNISLLRYFNPVGAHESGLIGEDPSDIPNNLMPYISGVAVGRYEKLSVFGSDYETPDGTGVRDYIHVVDLAKGHVKALQAFENPEVDNLFTVNLGTGIGFSVLEMINAFAAASEKEVAYQIVDRRPGDIACCYADPALAERLLGWRAEKDIKAMCEDTWRWQQNNPQGYR is encoded by the coding sequence CTGTTTATGAAAATTCTAGTAACGGGTGGCGCGGGTTATATCGGTTCACACACATGTGTTGAGTTGGTCGAGGCCGGATACACACCGATTGTGTTTGATAACCTGTCAAACAGTTCCACCGTGGCATTAGATCGCGTTAAAACCATTACCGGTAAAACTATCGATTTCGTTGAAGGCGACATTCGTGACCCTAAAGCGCTAAAAAAAGTGATGACGGATCATGACATTGAAGCCGTTATCCACTTTGCTGGCTTAAAAGCGGTCGGTGAGTCTGTGGCTAAGCCACTGATGTATTACGATAACAATGTTGCCGGCAGTGTTACTTTGTTAGAAACAATGGAAGCCTGTGGTGTTAAAAAAGTCATTTTTAGCTCTTCAGCAACAGTTTATGGCGATCCTGCCTCAGTGCCCATTCTAGAAGACTTTCCAATTAGCGCGACTAATCCATACGGCCAGTCCAAGCTGATGGTCGAGAATATTATGCGGGATTTGTATAAGTCCGATAACAGCTGGAATATTTCCCTGCTGCGCTACTTCAATCCGGTTGGCGCACATGAAAGCGGTTTAATCGGCGAAGACCCAAGTGATATTCCAAACAACTTGATGCCTTATATTTCAGGTGTTGCAGTGGGCCGCTACGAGAAGCTGTCTGTGTTCGGTAGTGACTATGAGACGCCGGATGGTACCGGTGTGCGTGATTACATTCATGTGGTCGACTTGGCTAAAGGCCACGTTAAAGCCTTACAAGCTTTTGAAAACCCTGAAGTGGATAATCTATTTACCGTAAACTTGGGAACAGGTATCGGTTTCTCAGTACTGGAAATGATTAATGCATTTGCGGCGGCTTCAGAGAAAGAAGTGGCTTACCAGATTGTAGATCGTCGTCCTGGCGATATCGCTTGTTGCTATGCTGATCCTGCTTTGGCTGAGCGCCTATTAGGGTGGCGTGCTGAGAAGGACATTAAAGCAATGTGTGAAGATACTTGGCGCTGGCAGCAGAATAATCCTCAGGGATACCGCTAA
- a CDS encoding polysaccharide biosynthesis/export family protein: MKHALILCLPAILLLSGCSVLGGKDDKKTTNAQDVSTIRALNQDFQTASYRPDEDSFDVPSVSGRRADKSPAAAYAALSNAQSTMISEQDKLDVTVFKVDELSARDLTVETNGAISLPLLGSVVVRGLSITQAEQKIAGLLRQTYMQDPKVTVTRKEQAFKRVTVEGAVRTPGVFPITGRMTFLQAIALSQGLTDLANDKSVVVFRNGRQYGVNLDLIRKGEAPDPILQNDDRIVVLKSDNKVLEQKVINYLPALLSPFSLLAQ; encoded by the coding sequence ATGAAACATGCATTAATCTTATGCCTGCCCGCTATTCTGCTGTTGAGTGGATGTAGCGTGTTGGGTGGTAAAGACGATAAGAAAACCACTAACGCTCAGGACGTGAGCACTATTCGGGCCTTAAATCAAGACTTCCAAACGGCTTCTTACAGGCCTGATGAGGACAGCTTTGATGTGCCGAGTGTGTCGGGACGTCGCGCTGATAAGAGTCCGGCAGCGGCCTATGCTGCACTATCAAATGCTCAAAGCACGATGATTAGTGAGCAGGATAAGTTAGATGTGACGGTCTTTAAAGTCGATGAGCTTTCCGCGCGCGACTTAACGGTTGAAACTAACGGTGCTATTTCTCTGCCGTTGCTAGGCAGTGTGGTGGTGCGTGGTTTAAGTATTACTCAGGCTGAGCAGAAAATCGCGGGCTTATTACGTCAAACCTATATGCAAGATCCTAAAGTCACCGTGACTCGTAAAGAGCAAGCATTTAAGCGAGTGACTGTTGAAGGTGCGGTTAGAACCCCGGGTGTTTTCCCAATCACTGGTCGTATGACATTCTTGCAAGCCATTGCTTTATCGCAAGGATTGACAGACTTGGCCAATGATAAAAGTGTGGTAGTGTTCCGTAACGGCCGTCAGTACGGCGTTAATCTGGACTTGATTCGTAAAGGTGAGGCACCGGATCCGATTCTTCAAAATGATGACCGTATCGTGGTCTTGAAGTCGGATAACAAGGTGCTGGAGCAGAAGGTTATTAACTACTTGCCTGCGTTATTATCACCATTTTCGTTGCTGGCTCAATAA
- a CDS encoding SOUL family heme-binding protein: MKPLATALLTAIFLSGCSLLGQRPGEEALYATLEIENNFEVRMYEPLIIAQAATEGPYLMATRAGYNKLTAYVSGNNQAKQTISVNPPITVADGAKAPRIELTLPYYEENVNGVWLTSVALPEAYSLATLPKPMDDSITFKVLPRLKVAVINFQGYRSENLITRKAEALETWARQKNLKPSSAARSVIYDSPWAVPLIRRHEVHINVE; encoded by the coding sequence ATGAAGCCACTTGCTACCGCTTTACTCACCGCTATTTTTCTATCCGGCTGCAGCCTGCTGGGACAACGTCCCGGTGAAGAAGCGCTATACGCAACCTTAGAGATTGAAAATAATTTCGAAGTCAGAATGTATGAGCCACTCATTATTGCTCAGGCCGCGACCGAAGGCCCTTATCTAATGGCAACCCGGGCCGGCTATAATAAGCTGACGGCTTATGTCTCTGGTAATAATCAGGCTAAACAGACTATTTCGGTCAATCCGCCGATCACGGTTGCAGATGGTGCTAAAGCGCCACGCATTGAGCTGACACTGCCGTACTATGAAGAGAATGTGAATGGTGTGTGGCTGACTTCAGTAGCACTGCCCGAAGCTTACTCGCTGGCAACATTGCCAAAGCCAATGGACGATAGCATTACCTTTAAAGTTCTGCCGCGTTTGAAAGTAGCTGTCATTAACTTTCAAGGCTACCGCAGTGAGAACTTAATCACGCGTAAGGCAGAAGCGCTGGAAACATGGGCCAGGCAGAAAAACCTGAAGCCTAGCTCAGCTGCTCGTTCAGTGATTTATGACAGCCCTTGGGCCGTGCCATTGATTCGACGTCACGAAGTGCATATCAACGTTGAGTAA
- a CDS encoding DUF1456 family protein: MHNNEAFRRIRYALELDTPTTAAVFTAGQSECSEDAIESFSRKESDDIGEIISDKALLHFLNGLIVHRRGGDPLPVAADETLTNNKILKKLRIAMELYEDEMLNIFGLANIQFSRHKLSSLFRKENHKHYRECNDNTLRQFLRGLATYQQRHSQTEEI; the protein is encoded by the coding sequence ATGCACAATAACGAAGCCTTTCGCAGAATTCGTTACGCACTTGAACTTGACACTCCAACGACTGCTGCCGTTTTTACCGCAGGTCAGTCCGAGTGTTCTGAAGATGCAATTGAGAGTTTTTCGAGAAAAGAGTCTGATGATATTGGAGAAATAATCTCTGATAAGGCTTTATTACATTTTTTGAATGGTTTGATTGTTCATCGTCGTGGAGGTGACCCACTACCGGTTGCTGCTGATGAGACGTTGACGAACAATAAAATTCTGAAGAAATTAAGAATTGCCATGGAGCTTTACGAAGATGAGATGTTAAACATCTTTGGACTGGCTAACATTCAGTTCTCCCGCCACAAACTCAGCTCATTGTTTCGTAAAGAAAACCATAAGCACTACCGTGAGTGTAACGATAATACACTTCGCCAATTTCTGCGCGGGCTTGCGACTTATCAGCAACGCCACAGCCAGACAGAGGAAATCTAA
- the crcB gene encoding fluoride efflux transporter CrcB, whose amino-acid sequence MTQILSIMLGGALGAVSRYGVSHFIYVICGRGFPYGTLVVNVLGSLLMGYLSVYLMAKTNIDPALKMAVLVGFLGAFTTFSTFSMDTLILIEAGEVGRALLNMFISVSFSLAAVWLGVVLARSMKF is encoded by the coding sequence GTGACACAAATACTCTCAATTATGCTGGGCGGAGCTTTGGGGGCGGTGTCCCGCTATGGCGTATCACATTTTATCTATGTGATCTGCGGCCGAGGCTTTCCTTATGGAACGCTGGTTGTTAATGTACTGGGTTCGCTGCTAATGGGCTACTTAAGCGTATACCTAATGGCAAAAACGAATATTGACCCCGCATTAAAAATGGCAGTATTAGTGGGCTTTTTAGGCGCATTTACGACCTTCTCCACCTTCTCCATGGATACTTTAATCTTAATTGAGGCCGGTGAAGTAGGGCGGGCACTGCTCAATATGTTCATTAGTGTCAGCTTTAGTCTGGCAGCAGTTTGGCTCGGGGTAGTACTTGCCCGTTCAATGAAATTCTGA
- the serS gene encoding serine--tRNA ligase — MLDIKLLRNNVDDIAAQLLRRGFVLDVAQFNELEAQRKSLQTVTQDLQNERNTRSKAIGKARASGQDIQPLLDEVAHLGDDLKAKEQELNELLATIDGIVTAIPNLLHESVPAGKDESENVEVSVWGEPTAFDFEPLDHVALGERHQWMDFAAATKLTGSRFMVLHQQMARLHRALIQFMLDTHTAEHGYQEVYVPYIVNKDSLFGTGQLPKFAEDLFKLEGEQDYYLIPTSEVPVTNLLRDEIIDESMLPLQFTAHTPCFRSEAGSYGRDTRGLIRQHQFEKVEMLHFVKPDDSWDALERLRGHAEAILQKLKLPYRVVSLCSGDTGFSAAKTYDMEVWLPGQQAYREISSCSNTMDFQARRMQARYRNAETGKPELLHTLNGSGLAVGRTLVAVVENYQQADGSIRVPEVLKPYMGGLDLLS, encoded by the coding sequence ATGTTAGATATCAAACTATTAAGAAATAATGTGGATGACATTGCCGCGCAATTACTGCGCCGTGGTTTCGTTTTGGATGTGGCACAGTTCAATGAGCTGGAAGCGCAGCGTAAATCCTTGCAAACCGTAACTCAGGATCTGCAAAATGAGCGTAACACACGCTCCAAGGCGATTGGTAAGGCACGTGCTAGTGGCCAGGATATTCAGCCTTTGCTGGATGAAGTGGCACACCTTGGTGATGACCTCAAAGCTAAAGAGCAGGAGCTAAACGAGCTGCTAGCTACCATCGATGGCATTGTCACGGCTATTCCGAACCTGTTGCACGAGTCTGTACCCGCTGGTAAAGATGAAAGCGAAAATGTGGAAGTCTCTGTCTGGGGCGAGCCAACAGCCTTCGATTTTGAACCGTTAGATCACGTCGCTTTAGGTGAGCGTCATCAATGGATGGATTTTGCGGCAGCGACTAAGCTAACTGGCTCTCGTTTTATGGTGTTGCATCAGCAGATGGCACGCCTACACCGTGCCCTGATTCAGTTTATGTTGGATACACACACCGCTGAGCACGGTTATCAGGAAGTGTACGTTCCTTATATTGTGAATAAAGATAGCTTGTTTGGAACAGGGCAGTTACCTAAATTTGCGGAAGATCTGTTTAAGCTGGAAGGTGAGCAGGACTACTACCTGATCCCAACCTCTGAAGTGCCGGTCACGAACTTACTAAGAGATGAGATTATTGATGAGTCTATGTTGCCTTTACAGTTTACGGCGCATACTCCTTGTTTCCGCTCTGAGGCAGGTTCTTACGGACGTGACACACGTGGCTTAATTCGTCAGCATCAGTTCGAAAAAGTAGAAATGTTACATTTCGTGAAGCCAGATGACTCTTGGGATGCTTTAGAGCGTCTGCGCGGCCATGCAGAAGCCATTTTGCAGAAACTAAAATTACCGTATCGCGTGGTTTCATTATGTAGTGGTGATACAGGGTTCTCTGCCGCAAAAACTTACGACATGGAAGTCTGGTTACCCGGTCAGCAGGCTTATCGTGAGATTTCTTCTTGCTCAAATACGATGGATTTCCAGGCGCGCCGTATGCAGGCTCGCTACCGAAATGCTGAGACGGGTAAGCCAGAATTACTGCATACCTTGAATGGCTCTGGTTTGGCAGTAGGGCGTACACTGGTTGCGGTAGTAGAAAACTATCAACAAGCAGACGGCAGCATTCGAGTACCTGAAGTACTGAAGCCATATATGGGTGGCTTAGACTTATTGAGCTAA
- the pilV gene encoding type IV pilus modification protein PilV has product MLLIDHFAASVYSVTNHKNNSGKLNSFPRGVTMTPQRNIASQKGFSLIEVMISVLVMSVGLLGLGGLQMVSLKSSNNAHFRTVASLAATELADRMRSNPMAIAADQYSASMDVKSCETVPAKQCVTGISCSPEESATYDLYRVNCGITQDTFQTGGIQYDLPEAFLSVGCGAVTCDTGLEHTILVRWNETDDGDSDDAVQVRSYELNFIP; this is encoded by the coding sequence TTGTTACTGATTGATCACTTTGCGGCCAGTGTTTATAGTGTTACTAATCATAAAAATAACAGTGGGAAGTTAAATAGCTTTCCGAGAGGTGTAACAATGACCCCGCAGCGTAATATCGCAAGTCAGAAAGGGTTTTCTTTAATTGAGGTAATGATCTCAGTATTAGTGATGTCTGTAGGGCTTCTAGGTTTAGGAGGACTGCAAATGGTGTCACTAAAAAGCAGTAATAATGCTCATTTTCGAACCGTAGCCAGTTTGGCTGCTACAGAACTAGCAGATCGTATGCGATCAAACCCGATGGCCATCGCGGCTGACCAGTACTCTGCATCTATGGACGTAAAAAGCTGCGAGACGGTCCCTGCAAAGCAGTGTGTAACTGGCATTAGCTGTAGTCCTGAAGAATCGGCAACCTATGATTTATATCGAGTGAATTGCGGTATAACTCAGGACACTTTTCAAACTGGCGGTATTCAATACGATTTACCTGAAGCTTTTCTTTCAGTGGGTTGTGGAGCCGTCACCTGTGATACGGGCCTTGAGCATACTATCTTGGTTCGCTGGAATGAGACCGATGACGGTGATAGTGATGATGCGGTACAGGTGCGCAGCTACGAATTGAACTTCATTCCCTAA
- a CDS encoding PilW family protein, producing MHNQIKIKKMQGLSLIELMISMVISLFLIGGLTSVYISTRASDKIRVEVSEMEENARTALLAIRNIVSHAGYPSIYNHTIDEPFYAEADNIPNPDCRTGGAKESLIAYKPILKKKTENSKGGKRDTLLTVFMADNPDMVGAPPGLLTQDCMASTITAQCSSDPMGGMYNPTEAKIYNYLYITTNSGRRALTCMGSLGGAQPIAENIENMQFLYGVSVGNDMVYKNATQVTADGDWGSVINVQAGILVRSEREVLDTDEKKVFLLLDQKITTAKDRRIYKAYTTTVVLPNRITKEL from the coding sequence ATGCACAACCAGATAAAAATAAAAAAAATGCAGGGTTTATCTCTCATTGAGCTAATGATCTCAATGGTGATTTCTTTGTTTCTGATTGGAGGATTGACCAGTGTCTATATTAGTACTCGTGCCTCAGACAAAATACGGGTTGAAGTCAGTGAGATGGAAGAAAATGCCCGAACAGCGTTGTTGGCGATTCGGAATATTGTAAGCCATGCGGGTTATCCCTCTATCTACAATCACACCATCGATGAGCCGTTTTACGCGGAAGCAGACAATATTCCTAACCCCGACTGTAGAACGGGTGGGGCGAAAGAGTCGTTGATTGCCTATAAGCCAATTCTAAAGAAGAAAACAGAGAACTCAAAAGGCGGTAAGCGCGATACTCTATTAACGGTATTTATGGCTGACAACCCGGATATGGTTGGCGCACCTCCGGGGTTACTAACGCAAGACTGTATGGCTTCGACTATTACTGCGCAGTGCAGCTCTGACCCGATGGGCGGTATGTACAATCCTACTGAAGCAAAAATTTATAACTACTTATACATAACTACTAATAGCGGACGACGTGCCTTGACGTGTATGGGGTCACTGGGTGGTGCGCAACCCATTGCTGAAAATATTGAGAATATGCAGTTTTTATATGGTGTGTCAGTTGGAAATGACATGGTCTATAAAAATGCAACTCAGGTTACCGCCGATGGTGACTGGGGTAGCGTGATTAACGTACAGGCAGGGATTCTGGTACGTTCGGAACGTGAAGTGTTAGACACGGATGAAAAGAAAGTCTTCTTATTGTTGGATCAGAAGATAACAACAGCCAAGGATCGCAGAATCTACAAGGCGTATACTACAACAGTTGTATTGCCTAATCGCATAACAAAAGAGCTTTAA
- a CDS encoding pilus assembly PilX family protein encodes MNNTKKYSTQAGMTLVTSLMMLLVMTILGVTAIRLSSVDLLIANNYQHQLAVYQAAKSANSANSNLYNLYTWITVKQDPADISEKEVVSKTGVADLDIQYPCRGRGDLASSIGPNAPPCNLYMFSVDSRIKGTGAKDTHYQGAGKEVPNTTKSSTLK; translated from the coding sequence ATGAATAATACTAAAAAATACAGTACTCAAGCAGGTATGACGCTGGTCACATCATTGATGATGTTGTTGGTCATGACAATTTTAGGTGTCACCGCGATTCGTCTATCCTCCGTTGACTTATTGATCGCTAATAACTACCAGCATCAGCTAGCGGTTTATCAGGCTGCAAAATCGGCCAATAGCGCCAATTCAAATCTCTATAATTTATATACTTGGATTACTGTGAAGCAGGATCCTGCGGATATTAGTGAGAAGGAAGTGGTTTCAAAGACAGGCGTAGCCGACCTGGATATTCAATACCCTTGCCGTGGTCGGGGTGATTTGGCGAGTAGCATTGGTCCTAATGCACCACCTTGTAATTTATATATGTTTAGTGTTGATTCTCGTATCAAAGGAACCGGAGCAAAGGACACTCACTACCAAGGAGCTGGTAAGGAAGTTCCGAATACTACAAAGTCAAGCACGCTTAAATAA